A single window of Coleofasciculus chthonoplastes PCC 7420 DNA harbors:
- a CDS encoding RNA-guided endonuclease TnpB family protein, with protein sequence FPGRVGIVKAKIHRPIEGTIKTVTVSMTPSGRYFASVLTEVEGDNPPSNTDGNVIGIDLGLKDFAIVNDGVKTSKFANPKHLAKHERNLKRKQRKLDRKEKGSKSRDNARKLVARVHERVSNVRQDYLHKLSRKLVDENQVIVVESLNTLGMVRNHKLAASISDVGWGMFVNFLSYKLEFEGKVLVEIDRWFPSSKLCSNCHYQVKEMPLEVREWTCPSCGTHHDRDGNASANIRAEGIRILSVSGTGTAADGGEVRPKLGRKSKLRHSPAKSEAHAVLKVSDG encoded by the coding sequence AATTTCCGGGTCGCGTCGGCATAGTGAAAGCTAAAATACACCGACCAATCGAAGGAACTATCAAGACGGTAACGGTTAGCATGACCCCATCGGGGAGATATTTTGCGTCCGTCTTGACTGAGGTAGAAGGGGATAACCCACCGAGTAACACTGATGGTAATGTAATCGGGATTGACCTAGGTTTAAAGGACTTTGCTATTGTCAATGATGGTGTTAAGACCTCTAAGTTTGCTAATCCTAAACATTTAGCTAAACATGAGCGTAACCTTAAGCGCAAGCAACGGAAATTAGACAGAAAGGAGAAAGGAAGCAAGTCAAGAGATAACGCCAGGAAACTGGTGGCTAGGGTTCACGAACGAGTATCAAATGTCCGTCAAGACTACCTGCATAAGCTGTCCAGAAAGCTTGTTGACGAAAACCAAGTCATCGTAGTCGAAAGCCTAAATACGCTTGGCATGGTTCGTAACCACAAACTAGCTGCATCTATTTCTGATGTAGGCTGGGGAATGTTTGTCAATTTCCTATCGTACAAGCTTGAATTTGAGGGTAAGGTATTGGTAGAAATTGACCGATGGTTTCCTAGTTCTAAACTCTGCTCAAACTGCCATTATCAAGTGAAGGAGATGCCCTTAGAGGTTAGGGAATGGACTTGCCCTAGCTGTGGCACTCACCACGATAGAGACGGTAATGCCTCAGCAAATATCAGAGCAGAAGGCATCAGAATCTTATCGGTCTCAGGGACTGGGACTGCTGCTGACGGAGGGGAAGTAAGACCAAAGCTTGGGCGTAAGTCTAAGCTGCGGCATTCCCCAGCGAAATCAGAAGCCCACGCTGTACTGAAAGTCAGCGATGGGTAG